CATGGTGCCGGGCACGACGAGGTAGGAGTCGGTGCGCGAGCGGTAGCGGAAGGACGTGCCGAGGCCGAGGTGCAGCGGCTTCTCCTGGCCGCGGCGGGTGTGCACGACGAACGCGTTGGGCGGCACGAGCACGGTCTTCCACGGGCCGATGCCGGTGACGCGTACGTCCACGGCGGACGGCGGGGTGGTCGCGGCCTCGGCGGCGCTGCGCCGGGCACGGTTGCTGGTGCCGCCGCCCTCCGGGGCGGGCGCCTGGGCGGGGGGCGCCGCCTTCTTGACCCGCAGGTCCTGCTCCAGCTGGGAGGACTGGGCCATGACCTGGTCGAGGTACACGTTGCGTTCCGCGGAAGCCATGCGCGGCATCCTGCCGTACGCCCGCAACACCGTCCACTGTGGTGTCAGAAAGGCGGAGTGTTAAGAAGGGCACCTTCTTCTACGTATAACGATAAGAAGGTGCCCTTCCTTTCAAGAGAGGCGGTGGGCGCCGGGGGCGGGGAGGGCGGTGAAGGCGGCCGGGGGGCGGAAGCCGCGGGCGGCGAAGGCGGTGTGGACGGCTTCGGCGACGGTGTCGAGCTTTTCGGCTTCGACCAGGGCCAGGACGCAGCCGCCGAAGCCGCCGCCGGTCATCCGGGCGCCGTAGGCGCCGGCGGCGAGGGCGGTCTCGACGGCCTCGTCGACCTCGGGCACGGTGATCTCGAAGTCGTCGCGCATGGACGCGTGCGAGGCCGTCATGAGGGGGCCGATCTCGCGGAGGCGGCCTTCGCGCAGCAGCGCGATGGTCTCCAGGACGCGGGCGTTCTCGGTGACCACGTGGCGGGCGCGGCGCACCAGCAGCGGGTCGTCGAGGCGGGACAGGTCGGCCAGGGTGGCGTCGCGCAGCGCGGGCAGGCCGAGCAGCGCGGCGGCGCGCTCGCAGGCGGCGCGGCGGGCGGCGTACTCGCCGTCGACGAGCTGGTGCGGAGCCCGGCTGTCGATCACGAGGATGGCCAAGCCCTCTCCGGCCAGGTCGAGCGGGACGTGTTCGGTCGCCATGGTGCGGCAGTCGAGGAACAGCGCGTGGCCCTCGCGGCACAGCGTCGAGGCGGACTGATCCATGATCCCGCAGGGCACCCCGACGTACTCGTTCTCGGCCCGCTGGGCGAGCTTCGGCCGGTGCGCCAAGGGGATGTCCAGGCCGCCGAGGTCGGCCAGGGCGGACAGCACCGCGCACTCCAGCGCGGCCGACGAGCTGAGCCCGGCCCCGCCGGGCACGTCCGAGTCGATGTGCAGGCGTGCCCCGGGCACGTCGTGGCCGGCGTCGCGCAGCGCCCACACCACCGCGGCGACGTACGCCGCCCAGCCGGTGACCGGCTCGGACAGGTCGAAGGTGACCGTCTCGCCGGTGAGCGTCGAGGTGACCGACCATTCCGGCCGGTCGAGCCGCTCCGCCGTGACGACGGTGCGCTGCGGCAGCGCGAACGGGAGCACGAAGCCGTCGCAGTAGTCGGTGTGCTCGCCGATCAGGTTGACCCGGCCCGGCGCCGCCCAGACGCCCCGCTCGACCCCCGTCACAGTCCGCTCCGGTAGAACGTCCAGGCGTCGGCGACGATGTCGCGCAGGTCGGTCTTGGCCGGGGTCCAGCCCAGCTCGGCCTGCGCCTTGGCGGACGAGGCGACCAGCTCGGCCGGGTCGCCGGGGCGGCGCGGCGCGATCTCCACCGGCAGCGGGTGCCCGGTGACCTCGCGGACCGCCTCGACCACCTGCATGCAGGAGAAGCCGGTGCCGTTGCCGAGGTTGTAGATGCGGTGCTCGCCGGGGCGGGCCGCCGCCAGCGCCAGCAGGTGGGCCTGGGCCAGGTCGCCGACGTGGATGTAGTCGCGGATGCAGGTGCCGTCGGGGGTGGGGTAGTCGTCGCCGAACACGGCGAGCTTCTCCCGGCGGCCCGCGGCGACCTCCAGCGCGATCGGGATCAGGTGGGTCTCCGGGTCGTGCCGCTCGCCGATCATCGTGCCGTCCGGCAGCACCAGCGCGCCCGCCACGTTGAAGTAGCGCAGGCTGACCGCGGCCAGCTCGTGCGCGTGCGCCTCGGCGGCGATGGCCATGTCGACGGCCAGCTTGGTGGCGCCGTACGTGTTGACCGGCTTGGTGATCGCGTTCTCGGTCAGCGGGATCTCGGACGGGTTGCCGTAGGTGGCGGCGGTGGAGGAGAAGACCAGCCGCTTGACGCCGGCTGCGCGCATCGCGGCGAGCAGCGCCAGCGAGCCGATGGTGTTGGCCTCCCAGTGCAGCTCGGGGTGCGACATCGATTCGCCGGCCGAGATCAGCCCGGCGAAGTGGAACACGGCGTCGAACCCGGCCTCCGGGGTGAGCACCGACGCGGCGTCCTGGATGCGCGCCTGCACGAACACGGCACCCGCGGGCACCTGCGTGGCGTCGTTGCGGGAGAGGTCGTCGAGCACGACCACCTCGTGGCCGGCGTCGACCAGCAGCCGGGCGACGACGCTGCCGACGTATCCGGCGCCTCCGGTGACCAGTACCTTCATGTAGGGCGCTCCTCGAACTCCTGGTGCGGGCCAGCCTAGCCCGCGCCGCAGCGGTCACGACGTTGCTATCTCACCATATTCAAACAGAAAACAACAGGCTCAAACGCTGTCGCCTCGCTGTCAGGGCCGCCACGGCAGGTCGCATCCCTGCTGGGCATGCTCGGCGTTCGAGAACCATTACCCCGGAACGCTACGATGCGCGCATGTCCGTGCCCCGGCAGAACACCCCCCGTACGCGGGAGAATCATGGTCGAGAACCGCGCCGCCGGGAGCCCCGGTTACGCCCGCCGGGGCGGATGGCCCGGGCGGTGGCGCCGGCGATCGTACGGGCGGCCGACGCGCTGACCCGCTGGACCAACCGCGTGCTCGGCGTCGAGGCCACCGCCGGGCGTGAGCAGATCACCGAGGCCGAGCTGCGCGAGCTGGTCGCCGTGAACACCGCGCTGGACCCGGATGAGCGGCACATCATCGGCAAGGCACTGGCCCGGTCCACCGCCACCCTGCGCGAGGTGATGGTGCCGCGTACGGAGGTCTGGTTCCTCGAGGTCGGGATGACCGTGGCCGAGGCCGTCGCCGAGGCGCGCGAGGCCGGGCACACCCGGCTGCCGATCACCGACGGCAGCCACGACGACATCGTCGGCTTCGTCCACCTGCGCGACCTGCTCTGGGACGAGCGTCCCGAGCGGCCGGTGCGCGAGCTGGCCCGGGAGATCAAGCGGCTGCCCGCCAGTAAGCCGGTGCTCGCCGCGCTGTCGGAGATGCGCCGCGAGCGGCACACCATCGCGGTGGTCGTCGACGAGTACGGCGGCACCGCCGGCATCGTCACCCTGGAGGACCTGATCGAGGAACTCGTCGGCGAGATCCACGACGAGTACGACGAGACCCCCGCCGCCTCGGACGAGGTCGACGGCATGCTCAACCTCGCCGACTTCGCCGAGCGCACCGGCATCGCGCTGCCCGAGGGGCCGTACGAGACCGTGGGCGGCTTCCTGATGAGCGTGCTCGGCCGGCTGCCCGCCGCCGGGGACAGCGCCACCCTGGAGGCCTACCGGCTGACCGTGCTCGCCCTGGACGGCCGCCGGGTGGCCCGCGTCCGCCTGACCCCGGTGGAGCCCGCCCCGGACGCGGTCTGAGGCGACTCCGCTCGCCGCCATGATCGTCCGACTTGCCTGGCAGGTGTGCGTATCTTGAGCGCGCAAGCGCCCATGTGCCTGGCAAGTCGAGCGATCATGGCGGTCAGCGGATCGCGAGTTTGCGCCAGGTGAGGCCGTCGGCAGAGACGGCGACCCAGCCGTTGCGGAACAGGTCGAGCGCCACGTAGCCGCCCGAGGTGGCGCGCAGGGCCCCCACCGTGGGCAGGCCACTGTCGGGCGCGGCGGTGAATGTCGCGCCGAAGTCGGTGCTGAGCTGGAAGCGGCTGTCCGAGGCGACGAGCAGGCGGCCGTCCGGCAGCAGCACCGGCTCGCCGTCCACCGGCAGGTTCGCGCCGTCCGAGCGGCGGGTCAGCGCGCCGCCGCTGCCGGCGTACACCCCGGTGATCTTCCCGCCGCCGGTGGTCAGCGCGACGACCTGCGCGCCGCGCACGGTGCCGGTGACGGCGTCGCCGCGCCGGGCCCCGGGCAGCTCGCGCAGCTGCCAGGTGGCCCCGCCGTCGCTGCTGGCGGCCAGGCTCGGCAGGCCGTCGGCGCGCCGCCCGCCCGCCCACCAGACGCCGCCCGCGGTGGGACGGGGGGCGAGCCAGTCGGCGGTCAGCGGCGGCCGGGCGGCCGGGGCGGGATCCGGCAGCTTCGTACCGGGATCGGCCTCGACCAGCCAGGTCTCGCCGCCGTCCGCGGTGCGGGCGTAACGCCGCAGGCAGTCGCGCTCAGCCGGGGTGCAGGTGGTGCGCAGCCAGCCGGCGGCGCCGTCGAGCTCGAACTCGGTGATCAAACCGGGCAGGTCCGGGGCGGTGGCCGGGTCGGCGATGGCGGTGATGCTGAGCCCCGCACCTCGGTATACGTGATGCGACGCGGACGCTGCCGGGGTCGGCGAGGCGGCCGTCTCGTGCGGGCCCGGCCCCGGCCGCCACGGCTGGAGCAGGCCGACGGCGGCCACCAGCAGCACCGCCGCGGCGCTGCCGACCTGCGCCGCCTGCCGCCGGGCCCGGATCCGCCCGGCGCGCACCCGTACCTGCTCCAGCGGCGGCGCCTCCACGTCGTCGAGCAGGCCGCGCAGGGCCTCCCGCCCCCGGGAGAGCCGTGACTTGACCGTGCCCACGGGGACCTCCAGGATGTCGGCGACCTCGTCGAGGGGCAGATCGGCGAGGTAGTGCAGGACGACGACCTCGCGGTACTGGCGCGGGATGGTGGCCAGCGCGGTCCGCAGGTCGGTGTTGTCCGGTTCGGGCGCGGCGGCGGTGACCCGGGTCAGCGGCCGCTCCCGCAGCAGGATGGTGTCCAGCAGCTGGCGGCGGCGCCAGCGGCGGCGGACCACGTTGATCGCGACGGTGCGCAGCCAGGCCTCCGGCGCGTCCACATCGCTCAGGCCGTGGCGGCGGGCCAGCGCACGGGCGAACGCCTCCTGCACGGCGTCCTGCGCCTCGGTCAGGTCGGTGGTGAACGCGTAGACCTGCGCCACCAGCCGGCGGTACCCGGCGTGGTACAGCTCACCCAGCTCGTCCTGCGCGGTCATGGTCTCCCCGGTCCCTCGTTCTCGGCGACTCTAGTGAGTCCTGCCGGTGACGTCCGGTTCCCAGGTTTCAGCGCGGATCATCGGGGTGGGAGAATGGCCCCCATGTCCTTCGACGCGACGCAGCGCAGCAAGCCCCGGGTGCTCTCCGGGATCCAGCCCACCGGCGGCTCGTACCACCTGGGCAACTACCTGGGTGCGGTGCGCAACTGGGTGGGCATGCAGGAGACGCACGACGCGTTCTACTGCGTGGTGGATCTGCACGCGATCACCGCGGGACACGACCCGAAGCTGCTGCGGGAGCGCAGCCGGATCAGCGTCGCGCAGCTGTTGGCCGTCGGGCTCGACCCGGCCCGCTGCACGATCTTCGTGCAGTCGCACGTGCCCGAGCACGCGCAGCTGGGCTGGGTGATGAGCTGCATCACCGGCTTCGGTGAGGCCAGCCGGATGACGCAGTTCAAGGACAAGTCGAGCAAGCAGGGCGCCGAGCGGTCCAGCGTCGGCCTGTTCACGTACCCGATCCTGCAGGCCGCGGACATCCTGCTCTACCAGGCCGATTCGGTGCCGGTGGGCGAGGACCAGCGCCAGCACCTGGAGCTGACCCGGGACCTGGCGCAGCGGTTCAACACGCTGTTCGGCAAGACCTTCACGCTGCCGCAGCCGCACATCGTGAAGGAGACCGCGAAGATCCTGGACCTGCAGGACCCGAGCGCGAAGATGTCGAAGTCGGCGTCGACCGGCAACGGCCTGATCGAGCTGCTGGAGCCGCCGAACCGGATCGCCAAGAAGATCAAGTCGGCGGTCACCGACACCGGCCGTGAGATCACCTTCGACCCCGAGGCCAAGGCGGGCGTGAGCAATCTGCTGACCATCTACGCCGCGCTGTCCGGCCGCTCGATTCCCGAGCTGGTCGAGGCGTACGACGGCAAGGGGTACGGTGACCTCAAGAAGGACCTCGCCGAGGTGGTGGTGGAGTTCGTGACGCCGTTCCAGCAGCGCACGCAGGAATACCTGGACGACCCCGCGCAGCTCGACAAGATGCTGGTCATCGGCGCGGAGAAGGCCCGGGCCGTGGCGACGCCCACGCTGGCCGACGTCTACGACAAGATCGGCTTCCTGCCGCCGGCGGGTTCGAAGTAGCGGAACGTTCCGGGCGGAGGCTGTCGGTGGAGCGCACCATCGGTATCGCGATCGGCATCCCGCAACCGTGGGGTGCCGAACTCGACGCGGCCCGCGCCTCCACCGGCGACCCGCTGGCCGCGCTGATCCCCTCGCACGTGACCCTGCTCGGCCCGACCGTGCTGGCCGTCTCCGCCGAGCTGGA
The Catellatospora sp. IY07-71 DNA segment above includes these coding regions:
- the galK gene encoding galactokinase, which translates into the protein MTGVERGVWAAPGRVNLIGEHTDYCDGFVLPFALPQRTVVTAERLDRPEWSVTSTLTGETVTFDLSEPVTGWAAYVAAVVWALRDAGHDVPGARLHIDSDVPGGAGLSSSAALECAVLSALADLGGLDIPLAHRPKLAQRAENEYVGVPCGIMDQSASTLCREGHALFLDCRTMATEHVPLDLAGEGLAILVIDSRAPHQLVDGEYAARRAACERAAALLGLPALRDATLADLSRLDDPLLVRRARHVVTENARVLETIALLREGRLREIGPLMTASHASMRDDFEITVPEVDEAVETALAAGAYGARMTGGGFGGCVLALVEAEKLDTVAEAVHTAFAARGFRPPAAFTALPAPGAHRLS
- the galE gene encoding UDP-glucose 4-epimerase GalE, which produces MKVLVTGGAGYVGSVVARLLVDAGHEVVVLDDLSRNDATQVPAGAVFVQARIQDAASVLTPEAGFDAVFHFAGLISAGESMSHPELHWEANTIGSLALLAAMRAAGVKRLVFSSTAATYGNPSEIPLTENAITKPVNTYGATKLAVDMAIAAEAHAHELAAVSLRYFNVAGALVLPDGTMIGERHDPETHLIPIALEVAAGRREKLAVFGDDYPTPDGTCIRDYIHVGDLAQAHLLALAAARPGEHRIYNLGNGTGFSCMQVVEAVREVTGHPLPVEIAPRRPGDPAELVASSAKAQAELGWTPAKTDLRDIVADAWTFYRSGL
- a CDS encoding hemolysin family protein, whose translation is MARAVAPAIVRAADALTRWTNRVLGVEATAGREQITEAELRELVAVNTALDPDERHIIGKALARSTATLREVMVPRTEVWFLEVGMTVAEAVAEAREAGHTRLPITDGSHDDIVGFVHLRDLLWDERPERPVRELAREIKRLPASKPVLAALSEMRRERHTIAVVVDEYGGTAGIVTLEDLIEELVGEIHDEYDETPAASDEVDGMLNLADFAERTGIALPEGPYETVGGFLMSVLGRLPAAGDSATLEAYRLTVLALDGRRVARVRLTPVEPAPDAV
- a CDS encoding sigma-70 family RNA polymerase sigma factor — its product is MTAQDELGELYHAGYRRLVAQVYAFTTDLTEAQDAVQEAFARALARRHGLSDVDAPEAWLRTVAINVVRRRWRRRQLLDTILLRERPLTRVTAAAPEPDNTDLRTALATIPRQYREVVVLHYLADLPLDEVADILEVPVGTVKSRLSRGREALRGLLDDVEAPPLEQVRVRAGRIRARRQAAQVGSAAAVLLVAAVGLLQPWRPGPGPHETAASPTPAASASHHVYRGAGLSITAIADPATAPDLPGLITEFELDGAAGWLRTTCTPAERDCLRRYARTADGGETWLVEADPGTKLPDPAPAARPPLTADWLAPRPTAGGVWWAGGRRADGLPSLAASSDGGATWQLRELPGARRGDAVTGTVRGAQVVALTTGGGKITGVYAGSGGALTRRSDGANLPVDGEPVLLPDGRLLVASDSRFQLSTDFGATFTAAPDSGLPTVGALRATSGGYVALDLFRNGWVAVSADGLTWRKLAIR
- the trpS gene encoding tryptophan--tRNA ligase produces the protein MSFDATQRSKPRVLSGIQPTGGSYHLGNYLGAVRNWVGMQETHDAFYCVVDLHAITAGHDPKLLRERSRISVAQLLAVGLDPARCTIFVQSHVPEHAQLGWVMSCITGFGEASRMTQFKDKSSKQGAERSSVGLFTYPILQAADILLYQADSVPVGEDQRQHLELTRDLAQRFNTLFGKTFTLPQPHIVKETAKILDLQDPSAKMSKSASTGNGLIELLEPPNRIAKKIKSAVTDTGREITFDPEAKAGVSNLLTIYAALSGRSIPELVEAYDGKGYGDLKKDLAEVVVEFVTPFQQRTQEYLDDPAQLDKMLVIGAEKARAVATPTLADVYDKIGFLPPAGSK